In Drosophila teissieri strain GT53w chromosome 2R, Prin_Dtei_1.1, whole genome shotgun sequence, the following proteins share a genomic window:
- the LOC122614551 gene encoding uncharacterized protein LOC122614551 produces the protein MWPLTLGFAMQLLLLISLLLLLPLPGFARELRQPYRYDRYDGNPGLNQPRNLERN, from the coding sequence ATGTGGCCGCTAACACTTGGATTTGCgatgcagttgctgctgctgatttcgctgctgctgctgcttccacTGCCCGGATTTGCCAGGGAACTAAGGCAGCCCTATAGATACGACAGATACGACGGTAATCCTGGCCTGAACCAACCGCGGAATTTGGAGCGGAACTGA